From a region of the Panicum virgatum strain AP13 chromosome 2K, P.virgatum_v5, whole genome shotgun sequence genome:
- the LOC120695358 gene encoding neurofilament medium polypeptide-like, whose translation MPDAAAADAPVPGTATPDAAAADVPVPGAATPDAAAAEAPVPGAATPDAVTPEASATATVAPTPDLASVSAAATRAATASTTVPEVPTPVPDVPSPSAQPAAEEELEEVFGSRLLQGPPKEEVAPLPQELDKLSETLQGWREQLQEAASKQAVAELELEEDRKSLARRESLTTNMELQLERQRESIKKLKESAAKKKAEFEERTRELDCGLILTKVRGSYAKTPGRRGTRRSWPLDHDPVVRSNRYAGSNPGRPTKIGRLWMDEAWAAARGNAGDVSRGGARQNSPEFSDFEASGVGSGWGLAWDDHRDMRDPPKAFAGRGEGRSGGFDGGGGSAVTEFVGTRCLGA comes from the exons ATGCctgacgcggcggcggcagatgcGCCAGTGCCGGGCACAGccacacccgacgcggcggcggcggatgtgcCAGTGCCGGGCGCAGccacacccgacgcggcggcggcggaggcgccagtgCCGGGCGCAGCCACACCCGACGCGGTGACCCCCGAGGCCTCGGCTACGGCGACAGTCGCGCCGACACCAGACTTAGCGTCGGTGAGCGCAGCGGCGACGCGCGCGGCAACGGCAAGCACAACGGTTCCTGAGGTCCCGACGCCTGTACCAGACGTCCCCTCCCCCAGCGCTCAACCTGcggcagaggaagagctggaggaggtctTTGGCAGCCGGCTCCTGCAGGGTCCCCCAAAGGAGGAAGTggctcccctcccccag GAGCTGGACAAGCTCTCTGAGACCCTGCAAGGGTGGCGCGAGCAGCTGCAGGAGGCCGCTAGCAAGCAAGCTGTTGCCGAGTTGGAGCTTGAGGAGGATAGGAAGTCCCTCGCGAGGCGGGAATCCCTTACTACCAACATGGAGCTCCAGCTTGAGCGCCAGCGTGAGTCCatcaagaagctgaaggagtcggcggcgaagaagaaggccgagTTCGAGGAGAggacccgcgag CTGGACTGTGGGTTGATATTAACAAAagtcaggggctcttatgcaaaaacaccaggccgaaggggtacgcgcagaTCTTGGCCGTTGGATCATGATCCAGTGGTCAGATCGAACCGGTACGCAGGATCTAATCCCGGGCGTCCAACGAAGATCGGGCGGCTCTGGATGGatgaggcgtgggcggcggcgcggggcaacGCCGGCGAcgtttcccgcggcggcgctcggcaaaACTCGCCGGAGTTCAGCGATTTCGAGGCTTCAGGGGTTGGTTCGGGGTGGGGTTTGGCCTGGGATGATCACCGagacatgcgtgatccacccaagGCTTTTGCTGGGCGCGGGGAGGGCCGGAGCGGCGGTTTCGacggtggaggcggctcggcggtCACCGAGTTCGTCGGAACTCGGTGCCTGGGCGCCTAG
- the LOC120695357 gene encoding glutamate receptor 2.1-like translates to MVGGNIIISLLVLLSSWLLFAGHDQPAGLLGRAQRSDAAAAAPPSVVHVGALLDLGSAGGRASRASISLALEDFYASQPPGSGGATAALHVADCKDDEISSILRAIAAEAGNCVPIDLLKNFKVQAIIGPKMSMQARFTIGIGNKTNVPILSYSATSPYLSANQSKYFVRTALDDASQVPAIASLIQYFNWRQVILIYEDSDFGRGIVPYLVDAFQDADAHIPYRSIIPSVPTDDQIKVELNKLKTMQARVFVVHMSPNIAARLFVLAHDAEMLADGYVWIMTDSVGNMFSTLDKNTINSMQGVLGVRPYVPQSDKLLTFPARFLSRYRQQNQETPDPANPNIFHLWAYDTAWAIAMALRKAGPLALGLKLPSLQNINNSNDLSMLGVSQDGPGLIDSIRTTRFQGISGEFILVDGQRQGSVFEIFNVIGNSYQSIGFWTPNFGLTKKVITSSDASDNVGLNMVIWLGGSAQPPRGWEWPVAGKKLRIAVPVKPAPNPFVNIKNNLATGKFDVSGYSIDIFEAVMQEMPYAVPYEYIPVVDPNMAINLTISYSEICHQVSLKKYDAMVGDTTIIINRSSYVDFTLPYTESGVQMIVPMKENWSTSLWIFLKPIEPILWVAFLAVFVFTGFVIWLVEHKESRDFGGSAGKQLVNIAYFSFQALLAVPKDPKLKKWLLKFALINLVLLVWLLEKLYSASLTSMMTARQLQPTVVDLNQLISNGDYIGYQGGSFVKDFLKSHKVEEHKIRNYSTPDQYAEALMKGSWYGGVAAVFDEIPYLKLFMSKYCSNHSIVGRVYKTGGFGYVFPKGSPLVADVSRAILMVTEGDKIIDIERKWFGGELECNSQANAIESASVVTWTSLRGVFFITIGLWAIAGIIYTVLWFRPRQEEQVQEAVAELAIEHVHVNGDESILWRIGRDSHLVIQLRGNPLQPADGRPEEGVARPEAGHDGVEPPPEVRNLGGPEEQVLAVELPLLPADAASGNVAQLRTAINETEAVENSGRLLLPK, encoded by the exons ATGGTGGGTGGGAACATTATCATCTCCCTCCTCGTGCTGCTGTCCTCATGGCTCCTCTTCGCCGGCCATGATCAGCCTGCTGGGCTGCTGGGGCGGGCTCAGCGgtcggacgcggcggcggcggcgccgccgagcgTCGTGCATGTCGGAGCGCTGCTGGACCTCGGGTCCGCCGGCGGGAGGGCGTCGCGGGCGTCCATCTCGCTCGCGCTGGAGGATTTCTACGCGTCGCAGCCACCGGGCTccggcggcgccacggcggcgctgcacgTCGCGGACTGCAAGGATGACGAGATCTCTTCCATTTTGCGGGCGATTGCCGCTGAAGCCGGAAACTGTGTTC CAATAGACCTCCTGAAGAACTTTAAGGTGCAAGCCATCATTGGGCCAAAGATGTCAATGCAGGCGAGGTTCACCATTGGTATCGGCAATAAGACGAATGTACCCATCTTGTCTTATTCAGCCACTAGTCCCTACTTGTCAGCTAACCAGTCCAAGTATTTTGTTCGCACTGCCCTGGATGATGCCTCTCAAGTCCCTGCAATAGCTTCTCTGATCCAATACTTCAACTGGCGCCAAGTCATACTTATCTATGAGGACTCTGACTTTGGTAGAGGCATTGTACCCTATCTTGTGGATGCCTTCCAAGACGCTGATGCACACATCCCATACCGAAGCATCATCCCTTCTGTTCCTACTGATGATCAGATAAAGGTGGAGCTTAACAAGCTGAAGACTATGCAAGCACGAGTCTTTGTCGTGCATATGTCACCCAACATTGCAGCACGCCTCTTTGTCCTTGCCCATGATGCTGAGATGCTTGCTGATGGTTATGTTTGGATTATGACTGACAGTGTAGGCAACATGTTTAGCACCCTTGACAAAAACACGATCAATTCAATGCAGGGTGTTCTTGGTGTGAGGCCTTACGTTCCACAATCGGACAAGCTCCTCACATTCCCTGCTCGATTTCTTTCACGGTACAGACAACAGAACCAAGAAACGCCTGACCCAGCAaatccaaatattttccatctGTGGGCATATGACACAGCATGGGCAATCGCGATGGCCCTAAGGAAGGCTGGACCCCTTGCACTGGGCTTGAAATTGCCATCATTGCAGAACATCAACAACTCAAATGATCTGAGTATGCTTGGTGTATCACAAGATGGCCCAGGACTAATTGATTCCATCCGGACCACCAGGTTCCAAGGTATATCAGGTGAATTTATTCTAGTTGATGGCCAGAGGCAGGGATCAGTATTTGAGATATTTAATGTGATTGGTAATTCATATCAAAGTATTGGGTTCTGGACACCCAATTTTGGCCTAACCAAGAAAGTGATTACCTCTTCTGATGCAAGTGATAATGTTGGACTGAACATGGTGATTTGGCTTGGTGGTTCAGCACAACCTCCCAGAGGTTGGGAGTGGCCAGTGGCTGGAAAGAAGCTTAGGATTGCTGTGCCAGTAAAGCCTGCTCCTAACCCATTTGTGAATATTAAGAATAATTTGGCTACTGGGAAATTTGACGTGAGTGGATACAGTATAGATATCTTTGAAGCTGTTATGCAGGAGATGCCGTATGCTGTCCCCTATGAGTATATTCCTGTTGTGGACCCTAACATGGCCATCAACTTGACCATATCATACAGTGAGATATGTCACCAGGTTTCCTTGAAG AAATATGATGCGATGGTTGGGGACACCACAATAATCATTAATCGCTCCTCGTACGTGGACTTTACGTTACCTTACACTGAATCGGGAGTGCAGATGATTGTTCCCATGAAGGAGAACTGGAGCACGAGCTTGTGGATTTTTCTGAAGCCTATCGAACCAATCCTATGGGTAGCCTTCTTGGCTGTTTTTGTGTTCACAGGTTTTGTCATATGGCTTGTTGAGCACAAGGAAAGCAGAGATTTTGGTGGTAGTGCTGGGAAGCAGCTTGTCAACATTGCTTATTTCAGCTTTCAAGCACTTCTTGCTGTTCCAAAAG ACCCAAAACTAAAGAAATGGTTATTGAAATTTGCACTAATAAACTTGGTGTTGCTGGTTTGGTTGTTGGAGAAACTCTATAGTGCAAGCTTGACCTCCATGATGACTGCACGACAACTCCAGCCAACAGTTGTTGACTTGAATCAACTTATTAGTAATGGAGATTACATTGGTTACCAGGGTGGTTCTTTTGTCAAGGATTTCCTGAAGAGCCATAAAGTGGAGGAGCACAAAATTAGAAATTACAGTACTCCAGATCAGTATGCTGAGGCTCTGATGAAAGGGAGTTGGTATGGTGGTGTTGCAGCAGTATTTGATGAGATACCATACCTCAAACTGTTTATGTCCAAATACTGCAGCAACCACAGCATTGTTGGTCGTGTTTACAAGACTGGTGGATTTGGCTAT GTCTTCCCCAAGGGCTCTCCGCTCGTTGCAGATGTGTCGAGGGCCATACTGATGGTGACGGAAGGAGACAAGATTATCGACATTGAGCGGAAGTGGTTCGGAGGGGAATTGGAATGCAACAGCCAGGCAAACGCCATAGAGTCAGCCTCCGTTGTTACCTGGACCAGTTTAAGAGGAGTGTTCTTCATAACCATTGGTCTGTGGGCCATTGCGGGGATCATCTACACAGTACTTTGGTTCCGACCGAGACAAGAAGAGCAAGTCCAGGAAGCAGTCGCTGAACTTGCTATTGAGCATGTCCATGTCAACGGAGACGAGAGTATCCTCTGGCGCATCGGCAGAGATAGCCATCTGGTTATTCAGTTGCGTGGTAATCCTCTACAGCCTGCAGATGGAAGGCCTGAAGAGGGTGTGGCACGGCCAGAAGCAGGACATGACGGT
- the LOC120695722 gene encoding glutamate receptor 2.8-like, which yields MAGRARHPPFRHVLLLLILLGLAALNPATPRAQQQPPPASVTVGLIIDADSPVGRIARTTIPMALDDFYAAFPNASARVRVVQHDSGGDVVAAASAALQLMTAQGARAILGPQSSVESAFVADLATRAEVPVVSFSATSPSVCASAAPFFARAALSDAAQAGAVAALATYFGWRRVVPIYQDDDYGAAFVPFLVDALTAARAEVPYRCALPGGASKDAVAAAMYRLESEQTRAFVVHARPALAELVFATAVEAGMMARGYAWVITDGLTGLLGSIHPPQGVIGLVPYAPATPRLRDVRRRWARKFMREHRDADPAQAEMGCYALWAYDAAWAVASAAERLGPSDLSSPPGLVGGRSGPTDLSGLGRSTSGEKFLAAITNTTFDGLGGRFELVDGELAAPAFRVVNIMEDAKERSLGFWTPKHGLHRRLGGGASASNSGLAPVIWPDESTVVPIGWVQPTSGRKLRVAVPGDVDPGYGPIVHLDVDPATNRTVAGGFVIEVFEAAVRLLPYALPFEYVSVSSMPYDRLVEKVGNGDLDAAVADITITANRSQHVDFTLPYMSSGIAMVVPMRDQRSTRAWVFLKPLRYDLWLVSFVFLIFTGFVVWAVEHRVNGEFRGPPYYQIGTLLYFGFSTLVFAHRENLKSNLSRFVVVVWVFVVLILQSSYTASLTSMLTVPQLEPAIRDYASLWLGADKVGIMNNSFMRVSMTRSGFPPSRLRPYRAAHSFHEALLDGTIGAIVDETPYLRLFLKAYCDNFTKTAQTNKTGGFGFAFPKGSPYVADLSRAILNLTESDGMSAIERKWFGDAEGCAAQGSPFTSDSLSFASFWGLFLVTGATSLLCCAVHLATFLVVERRWIWEVASAPHVPLKGRIWMLLKRFDHKDLSSHTFRTKDGGAGGGSVAGRSANGAGAAHIAAGSPLSVSNHTYDMSEWSFDAPSPAPASATGESVELAAGDEAAAEVAAAPNPNLSCDQTDTGNLAGN from the exons atggccggccgcgcCCGGCACCCTCCCTTCCgccacgtcctcctcctcctcatcctcctcggtCTCGCCGCGCTCAACCCGGCCACGCCGCgggcgcagcagcagccgccgccggcgagtgtCACGGTGGGCCTCATCATCGACGCCGACTCGCCCGTCGGGAGGATCGCCAGAACCACCATCCCGATGGCGCTCGACGACTTCTACGCCGCCTTCCCCAACGCCTCCGCGCGGGTCCGGGTCGTGCAGCACGACTCCGGCGGggacgtcgtcgccgccgcgtccgccg CGCTGCAGCTGATGACGGCCCAGGGCGCGCGCGCCATCCTGGGCCCGCAGTCGTCCGTGGAGTCGGCGTTCGTCGCCGACCTCGCCACGCGCGCCGAGGTCCCCGTCGTGTCCTTCTCGGCGACCAGCCCCTCGGTGTGCGCCTCCGCGGCGCCCTTCTTCGCGCGCGCCGCGCTCAGCGACGCGGCGCAGGcgggcgccgtcgccgcgctcgccaCCTACTTCGGCTGGCGCCGCGTCGTGCCCATCTACCAGGACGACGACTACGGCGCCGCCTTCGTGCCTTTCCTCGTCgacgcgctcacggcggcgcgcgccgaggTCCCCTACCGCTGCGCGCTTCCCGGCGGGGCGTCCAaggacgccgtcgccgccgcgatgtACCGCCTCGAGTCCGAGCAGACGCGCGCCTTCGTGGTGCACGCGCGCCCGGCGCTCGCGGAGCTCGTCTTCGCCACCGCCGTGGAGGCCGGGATGATGGCGCGGGGCTACGCGTGGGTCATCACCGACGGGCTCACGGGCCTCCTCGGCTCCATCCACCCACCGCAGGGCGTCATCGGGCTCGTGCCGTACGCGCCGGCCACGCCGCGGCTGCGCGAcgtccggcggcggtgggcgcgcAAGTTCATGCGCGAGCACCGGGACGCCGATCCGGCTCAAGCCGAGATGGGCTGCTACGCATTGTGGGCGTACGACGCCGCGTGGGCCGTCGCGTCCGCCGCGGAGCGTCTAGGCCCCAGCGACTTATCATCGCCGCCGGGACTGGTCGGCGGCAGGAGCGGCCCCACCGACTTGTCCGGACTCGGCAGGTCAACATCCGGCGAGAAGTTTCTCGCGGCAATAACCAACACGACATTCGACGGCCTCGGTGGAAGGTTCgagctcgtcgacggcgagctcgctGCGCCGGCCTTCCGGGTCGTGAACATCATGGAGGACGCCAAGGAGCGGAGCCTCGGGTTCTGGACGCCCAAGCACGGGCTGCATCGcaggctgggcggcggcgcgagcgcgtCCAACAGCGGGCTTGCGCCGGTGATCTGGCCGGATGAGTCGACGGTGGTGCCGATCGGCTGGGTCCAGCCGACGAGCGGCCGGAAGCTGCGGGTGGCCGTGCCGGGGGACGTCGACCCTGGCTACGGGCCGATCGTGCACCTGGACGTGGACCCGGCGACGAACCGGACGGTGGCGGGTGGGTTCGTGATCGAGGTGTTCGAGGCAGCGGTGCGGCTGCTGCCATACGCGCTGCCGTTCGAGTACGTGTCGGTGAGCTCAATGCCCTACGACCGTCTAGTCGAGAAGGTCGGAAACGGG GACTtggacgcggcggtggcggacatCACCATCACGGCGAACCGGTCGCAGCACGTGGACTTCACGCTGCCGTACATGTCGTCGGGGATCGCCATGGTTGTGCCGATGCGCGACCAGCGCAGCACCCGCGCCTGGGTCTTCCTCAAGCCGCTCCGCTACGACCTCTGGCTCGTCAGCTTCGTCTTCCTCATCTTCACCGGCTTCGTCGTCTGGGCCGTGGAGCACCGCGTCAACGGGGAGTTCCGCGGCCCCCCTTACTACCAGATCGGCACCCTCCTCTACTTCGGCTTCTCCACCCTCGTCTTTGCACACC GGGAGAACCTGAAGAGCAACCTGTCGCGGTtcgtggtggtggtgtgggTGTTCGTGGTGCTCATCCTGCAGTCCAGCTACACGGCGAGCCTGACGTCCATGCTGACGGTGCCGCAGCTGGAGCCGGCGATCCGGGACTACGCCTCGCTGTGGCTTGGCGCCGACAAGGTCGGCATCATGAACAACTCCTTCATGCGGGTGTCCATGACCAGGTCGGGCTTCCCGCCGTCGCGGCTCCGGCCCTACCGCGCCGCGCACAGCTTCCACGAGGCGCTGCTCGACGGCACCATCGGCGCCATCGTCGACGAGACGCCCTACCTCAGGCTCTTCCTCAAGGCCTACTGCGACAACTTCACCAAGACCGCCCAGACCAACAAGACCGGCGGCTTCGGCTTC GCGTTCCCCAAGGGGTCGCCGTACGTGGCGGACCTGTCGCGGGCGATCCTGAACCTGACGGAGAGCGACGGGATGAGCGCGATCGAGCGCAAGTGGTTCGGCGACGCCGAGGGCTGCGCGGCGCAGGGCAGCCCGTTCACGTCGGACAGCCTCAGCTTCGCCAGCTTCTGGGGCCTGTTCCTCGTCACCGGCGCCACCTCGCTCCTCTGCTGCGCCGTGCACCTCGCCACCTTCCTCGTGGTCGAGCGGCGGTGGATCTGGGAGGTCGCGTCGGCGCCCCACGTGCCCTTGAAGGGCAGGATCTGGATGCTCCTCAAGCGCTTCGACCACAAGGACCTCTCGTCGCACACGTTCAGGAccaaggacggcggcgccggcggcggctcggtgGCCGGCCGGAGCGCCAACGGCGCGGGCGCCGCGCACATTGCGGCCGGCAGCCCGCTCAGCGTGTCCAACCACACGTATGACATGAGCGAGTGGTCGTTCGACGCGCCGAGCCCGGCACCTGCATCCGCAACAGGTGAGAGCGTCGAGCTGGCTGCTGGcgatgaggcggcggcggaggtcgccgCAGCTCCCAATCCCAACCTCTCCTGTGATCAAACAGACACAGGGAATCTGGCCGGTAACTGA